From one Sphaeramia orbicularis chromosome 9, fSphaOr1.1, whole genome shotgun sequence genomic stretch:
- the dnajb5 gene encoding dnaJ homolog subfamily B member 5 yields MGKDYYKTLGIPKGSNEDEIKKAYRRMALRFHPDKNKDPNAEEKFKEIAEAYEVLSDPKKRVVYDQLGEEGLKTGGSSSSGAPGNSTYHYTFHGDPHATFASFFGGSNPFDMFFGSNRSHSRSNGFSFHNDHSNDADPDMDIDEDDPFTHFGRQFGFPGGINNGFPGEGRRRRGVPSERLGAGRKQQDPPVVHELKVSLEEIFHGCTKRMKITRRRLNPDGRSMRTEDKILNIIIKKGWKEGTKITFPKEGDETPENIPADIAFVLKDKGHAHFKRDGSNIIYNCKISLKEALCGCTVSIPTLENRVISLPCHDIIKPGTVKRLRGEGLPFPKNPSQRGDLIVEFSVRFPDRIPPQSREIIRQHLPQS; encoded by the exons atGGGGAAGGACTACTACAAAACCCTGGGTATCCCAAAGGGCTCCAATGAGGATGAGATCAAGAAGGCCTACCGGCGCATGGCACTGCGGTTCCATCCTGACAAGAACAAGGACCCTAATGCAGAGGAGAAGTTCAAGGAGATCGCAGAGGCCTATGAGGTACTCAGTGACCCCAAGAAGAGGGTTGTCTACGATCAGCTGGGAGAGGAAG GTTTGAAGACAGGAGGAAGCAGTTCGTCCGGCGCACCAGGCAACTCAACGTACCACTACACTTTCCATGGAGATCCCCACGCCACCTTCGCCTCCTTCTTTGGCGGCTCAAACCCTTTTGACATGTTTTTTGGCTCCAACCGTAGCCACAGCCGCTCCAATGGTTTCTCTTTCCACAATGACCACAGTAATGATGCTGATCCGGACATGGACATAGATGAGGACGACCCTTTCACTCATTTTGGGAGACAGTTTGGCTTTCCGGGGGGCATTAACAACGGCTTCCCAGGGGAGGGCCGCAGGAGGAGAGGGGTGCCATCAGAGCGCCTGGGAGCTGGTCGAAAGCAGCAGGACCCTCCTGTGGTCCATGAGCTGAAGGTCTCGCTGGAAGAGATCTTTCATGGCTGCACTAAGCGAATGAAAATCACTCGCCGCAGGCTTAACCCAGATGGGAGGAGCATGAGGACAGAAGATAAGATCCTCAACATCATCATCAAGAAGGGCTGGAAGGAGGGGACCAAGATCACCTTCCCAAAGGAGGGGGATGAGACCCCCGAGAACATTCCTGCTGACATAGCCTTTGTGCTTAAAGATAAAGGGCATGCCCACTTCAAGAGAGACGGTTCAAATATCATTTATAACTGCAAGATCAGTCTAAAAGAG gCGTTGTGTGGCTGCACAGTTAGCATTCCCACGCTGGAAAACCGTGTCATCTCGCTCCCATGTCACGACATCATCAAACCAGGGACGGTGAAGCGACTCAGAGGGGAAGGTCTGCCTTTTCCCAAGAACCCGTCACAGCGTGGTGACCTCATCGTGGAGTTTTCGGTTCGTTTTCCCGACAGGATCCCCCCTCAGTCCAGAGAGATAATCAGACAACACCTCCCTCAGTCATAA